CATGCAACGTCTAATAAATCTCCTTGTAAACGTGCACTTTTTGGCCATATAAGTCGCGCGACTTGAGCTTCTGTATTTTATCCTAATTTCCAAAGTCAAAAGGCCATTCTCTCACTAGAATTTCTCACAACATATCAGAACAATCCTCCTCCCCCCTCTCCCCAACCAAGGATAAATGATATGTAAAACCACGAAACTGTGGATAGATGTGACATATAAGATTCACATGTGGTTTGGAAGAGTGTTTACATTCATGGGAGAGATCGATGGCCCGTTGTACTATAATCAACAAACGAAGATTATAGTCACTTCATCACACTCTCAAATGTTTTCGGAACCTCTACCTCAATAGCCTTTACAAGAATAAAGTCTAAGAGAAACTAAATATAAACCCTTAAAGTCGTATTTGACGACTCTTTGAAACTCTCTCGAATTAGCTCGTGTGCATCCGGACAGCCGGTGCCCTGCACGTCCAAAATATCTTGAACTTCTCGGGTAGCACATCGGGCGTTTAAATAAGAAGCGGTCGGATGTCCGAATCTGGTGGCACTCAAATTTCAGCAGAAGTCCAACGTCCGGCCAACCTCAGATGGACCTCCGATTCCAACCCCAAACGCCAAAACGGGCATCCGGTCATGTCGTTAAATCCATATTAGCTTGGAGAAATTTTGCCGTGATCTTTTCAAATGTCTAAATCGTTCCTCAAGATGTCCGACTCTGTTTTTGCACTTTCCAAAACCTATTTCCCATGCTCCGGATGTCCTTCGCGATGCGGTCGAATGTATTGCATTCTGAAGTCCATTAATATGTAATTGCTAGACAACAATGAAGTACTTCTGCTCTAAAAGTAGCCAGAAAGAAAGTTACATATAAAGAGAGATGAATGTTTGCTGCACTAGCCACAAATTCAGGCATAATATCTCTATGATCTCGAGCtttgtcatcaattaaattctgaCATAATTTGTCTATGTTCGGTCTGTTTCAGAGTTTGTATTTTTATAGCCTTGCTATCGATTGAATTTCAGCTAAGTTTGTGTTTATACAATTCTGGCTAAATTAAAGTAGTTGATTTCTTCAGGAATCTTAAGAATTTCTTGTCTAGAGTTACCACGAAACTTGCCTCCTTCAATTAAAAGTAGAAAAACAACTTTCGGTTGAAGATAATTCACAAGGAAAAATTCCGACGAAACAAAAACTCGATGTTATCAATTAGAGTGAGTCCATTCAATTTGACTTGGTTACCATTAATTAATGAAGGAACACAAGTTAGATGTTAATCTCCAATATTATGGGTATAACTACACCTATTTTTAACTAgtaaatttattgaaataataataaaaattagattaggCATGTGAACCTGCCAACCTGAGATTAATTTGATGGGgttaattgtaaaaaaaaaatcgtaaaccTATGACACCtatgccaattcagttttaaacatttaatttggtcaatttaatcctaatttttttataatttgccaatttagtccttcaAGCTATTTTTGCCAAAATCACTAATGTAAATGCCGTTAGAGCTATGTAAACAGTTGGCactaatgttgataattttttttctttctcttcttttttttttcaagttcgGCGAGGGTGGTTGGCTTGCTAGtagccctcaccagatccgaGTGAGGGCCATGACCCTTGCCTACGATCGGCAAGGGTCGGCTAGCCCATGGCCGAGCTTagtaataaagaaaaggaaaaagagaaaaaaaatgaaaagtttataaagaattccaaaaatatataaaaatcgTTAGTGTCAACATCGAATGTGCCAAGTAGATTGACCAATGTCTATGTCAACGATTTCcgattaaaattgaccaaaaagacTTCATTAACAAATcgttaaaaaagtttaaaattaaattggccaaattaaaaagtttataattaaaataacataaatacaataggttcaagacttttttggtaatttccctaATTTGATTAGTTCAAGCTCGAGGCCAACTCTGAACTAGATGAATCCATTTTGAGTAATCATTAAGCGCTCGTTAAAGGCAAATTGAAGATCTCTaatgcattttcattttactaACTTGAGTGTTGCCAAAAAAAGTCGTTTCCTATGTATGGACTACCTATGTTCGCTTGCCCAGTGGAGCCAACGGGTCACCATTGGCTGCCTATGTTCACTTGATCATGCCCAATGTAGCCAACAGGTCACTGTTGAACCAATCTGTATGAATAATAGACGTAGGGAAGATGTTAACCGAATGTACATTAAGAAGAAATTCAACTTAGATGTACATATCATTACCCGAGCGTGGTTGGCTCAATAATCTCGTGGTTTTTCATCTTCCACGTATTCACAAGTTCGAATCATCTCGTAAGTGAGATTTTATAGCCAACTTTAATCCCTTGGGCTTTGCTACCCCTGTATAAAGAAGAGAGTAATGAATGAAATCATGCCGGTGAGGCTGTTTTGAATTTCTCCCCAAACTCGGACTTTAATGTCTCTGGCAATGCTGAGTAACTACAGTGCAAATCCAGCGTTCCGTAACTGGTATAAAACTTcaattgacacctaaattttattatttctatcaAGCCATTcatcgcaaaaaaaaaaaaaaaaaaaaaaaagggggatcAATCCCGACCCTaaacaaaatatttatattgcatTCGCATACTGATAGCATTTCAGTCCAAGTCTTTTGCATATTGACAATCCAATGGACGGTTCATGCGCAAAAAGAGTTCGAATATAATGGACCATGATATCAATCTTGAAGGTAACGAGAGACAATACACAATACACGAGCGGATCTCTCTCTCCCGCGGCTGCCATCCTCACGCTCGCATCTTCGTCGTACATAACCGTGAATTCCCCGCGAGTTCTGACGACAACGAAGCTGCTGCCTTGCTCAACTCGGTCACCATAGCGACGCCAGCCAGCCTCCCGCCGCCGTGGTATCCAGCAAGCTACCGTGCTTGAATTTTCCCTTTGCAGGCTTTCTGGAGAGAGATCAACACGTCCGGCGAGGCCCAGGCTAGTTAATCCAGCACTTGCGGTCCCTTGATGATCCACGACGAAGCATCCAATCGAAGGCATTCACGAGAGAGGCTCGGTCATTGAAGAATTCAGAAGCAAAGTACGCTCGGCCGCACATGCCCATGCACTTTCGAGTTTCTTGCAGGATTCATTCACACGCGCGCCCAAAGAGTTGGAAGCGGTTGGGGGGGTTGTGTTTTGTCCCTTTCTCGCTGGGGTCAAAAGAGAATACAAGAAGAAATGTGTAAAATTCAgcgaagaaaggagaaaaaagaagacgttTCCTTCGTTTCTTGTCAGCGACAAGGCTTGGTCATTGATCAATTCTCCACGATCGGCTCATCTCATCTCCCCTCGGCCTCCACTCCCTCGCCGTTTGCCTAGCCACCGCGATCGTCCGATCAGTCCCCagcgagccctcaccgccgcGGTCGTATCTCCTCGCCAGTCGCCGCCTCGCTCCTTGCTGCCAGTCCcccttttttgaaaagaaaaaaaatccatgttagGTAATATGGGAAACCgaatttaattagattaattcgTTGCCTAACTTTGAATTATCTGACTCTTAACTTGATTTGTTCGATATTGTTGGGTATTATCCGATTAGGAGTCATTGAATTGAAAGTCAcaataatcaaagaaaattgagtCTCTTGCTCTCAAACGTATCCATAAATGGTTCATGGAAATAAAACATACTCCCACACTTAGATGTCTAATCAACTTACATTTAGTTTAGTCTATTTCCTAGACTAGGTTAGATGATTTGACGCTTAGATAGTTTACTcttctaattttaattaaaaaataatattaatacgCATGTCATATGGAATAAGTCGCGTTAGTTTCATGCCATGCCACATGATCTCGACTGATAATCCCACTTCAAGCTTATCTCGATCGTCACCTGTCTTGAGCCTCTCGAGCTCCTCAATTGCCGCAGACATTAACCGCATCCGAAAAACACTAGCCAATATAATGGGCTTCATCAACGTGCACTGGATTGTCATATAAGAGGTACTTGACATCAATTCATTTAGTTCGCCCGTGATAGGTGTCGTAACCTTCTCAaaagtaaaatatcaaaaaaacaGTTAATAGATTACTAAATCCAAACACTTAGCGCAAAATTTCCCCAACCCTATCAATTGTAACTTGACActcaaattaatcaatttaaacatgcaatttcattCACTGAGAGTCTATTAAAaaactaagtaaaataaagtcttaattaattttttaacataaaccACTAACGTGCAAAGTTGATTATGTGAGGGCGTAATCAAAAGTTTGACATGAGATCATCGTAGGCCCTTGCCTggcccagatctagcgagggccacAACGGGTGAGGGCATCCAGGCCCcaagtttaaaagaaaaaaagtaaataaaagaaaaaattaaaaaaaatatttatttattaaaaattgtctacatcaaTGCCAACCGTACCATGTAAGACGTCAACGTCGGCGTCAATGTTAGTAATTTCTGactaaaattggttgaattaACTCAATTGTAAAAACTTGCAAAGATTTAGAACTGGATATgagtataatagatttatgatttttttttttgtaatgttcTCTTCACTATGTCATACATTATTTCTTTAAGAGGATTTTTCATAGTAAATAAGAGCCATTCTAAAGGATTGATTATTTAGTACTAAAAACACCTTAGATATATTATATGGATTAAGCGCAAGACGCAAAAGTCCCATTCCCTAAGCATAAACAAAATTTATACTTATGGGCCACTCATCCGAAATCCGGTCACATCTTGGGCCACTCATTTGCTTTTAGGCTCATGTTTTACCTTATCTTTGAGGaccacatatatattttatgggATTCAATGCAGTTCTTATAAGGTGCAGTAAAAGACTAACGACTTATATTGCTCTCCATTCCACCAAGCAACTAATCAAAGTATCCACCAAATGCCACTTTTTCCCCTTGTTTGCTAGTCTTAGAAGATACATATAAGAATAGAAACCAAAACCAGCAAAAGAATTTGTAATAGTTTTAACTCATTTCATATATTACTGTCGACACACCAAACTTAAAGTGTAGACCTTAACGTAAAGAAGTTAATGGCTCGAATAGACTATATCAATGAACTTAATTGATCAAGCATGCTCGATAAAATGCCTTAATAAACTCGTCGATCATCGAGGTCATAATGATTCATGAATCAATACACTTGGCCCGCAAACCGTACTGATGAAATGTCTGAAGAGCTCATCGATTGTAAGCCTCTGATGGACAGAGTTCAGGTGAAAATCATGACACGTGACCGCAATTGATTGTCTAGAAAAACAGGtggaaaaactcaaaactacgCCATCTTGTTGATCCATTGATATTTACTTGCTTCTCACGGCATGCTGTTTTCTCAGTGATCTCCAGTGTGATGGTCTGGCAACAATGTCACCGCCTTAACGAAGCCCTCAATGAACACATCTGATTCTTTCACCCATTGCCACGCAATCTATTCTATTTCGTGTTCACAACGCAATGATATAAAAAGCCAACGGATAGAAATCTTGTGAAATTGTCGGAGCGGCGAAACACACTCGACATGAAACCTATCAAATGACATGGGATCGTATAGCCTATTGTTGTAACACTTTTGCACTGGGGGCAGACTAAAGAGCATGCGTGATGAGGTTGAAACAGTTTAAGTGAAACCAAGCTCAGGGACTTTGGGAGCTCCATGCATTTACCTACATGCACTGAATTAGCAGTAGAACAAACTTTACTTAATTGAGGATTAGCTGAGATTTCAAAGTTCACTACCCAGTAAGTAGTATAAAAAGCTACTGATTTTTTTACCATTTGCATTAGAAGACTAAGGATCCTTAGTCTGCAATGCAAGTACTGCCATCTTCCAGAGATGGCAGTGCTTGAAATGCGGGATCAATTATCGAGTTCTTGAACTAAAATCCAGAGAATACTTTGCTGAGATATTGAAAGAAAGTACATGGGTGAGCACAAAGTTTATTGTTCATGTTTAAATACTCCAGCAGACACAAAAGGAGATAACTCAATCTAGTTAACCGTATAAACCACATGAAATCTGACATTGAAAACCTACTTCAGAATCACAAACCATTTTTCCGTGAACCAAAACCATCTCTTATCTCATGGGATTCCGTGTCATATCCAAATGCACAAGCCATTCGCATGCTTTTGAACAAATAATTAGCAGATGCCAGTATCTGACTAAAGGCATTGTCTCCTTGTCCAGCGTCAAGAGCATCAGTCCTCCAGTTTAACATTTCTGATGAGTTTACCAGCTTCCTCTCAGTTCACCAACTAATTCAACTGTGGTAATGTGATATTCTCTAACCTCTGCTCTGGATAAGATAAGGAAAGATTTGTCAATGCCTAGTTAATGACGTCAATCCAACTAGAAAAGCATGGTAACTAGACATCAATCCAACAAGAAAAGCATAGTAACTAGAAGGAATTCAAACCAATATCTAAGAATGACCTAAACTCTTTTCATGACGTCCTCAATGTTGCATTTCAATAAACCATCGGTTTCAGTATCTCGGCTTCAACATTCAACAGCAAGaacttttttataaaaagatcaCGCTGTACCAAGTGAAAACTTCTGCTGACTTTGGACATGCGAAGTTGCTGTCACATGGATAAGGAAAACATGTTGACCAACGATTAGCTGAAAGTATCTCCTAACCATATGGGTTCCTAACGTCCTAAGGAAGAGATCTTGATGGTCACACACCAAAAGGTTGATAAGAGCTTTTCAATTTTGCATATCCCCTCCCACAAGTAGATGCCTGTCCTCGTTATAGGGTCATCACATGGGATGTATGCCGAATGTGCagataaatattataatatactaCTTATAAGAAGATTATTCCTCTCAACCTGGACTGCAAATTTCATAAGTACaaacaaaaagccaaaaaaggcATAATAGAGAAAGAACAAAATTGACCTTTATGGTGCAGCAGTTTGATTGGAGCCGCTCatatcatctttcttttctgtTGCAATATTGTCATCTTCTAAAGCACTGGAGCTATACACAGGTTCTCTGGCTTTCTGTCCAGAACAAGTCACTTGATCACCAAGGATAGTTGTTCCTGTGGGTTCCTTCATGTCTTGCTCTACAGGGAAAATCGAGTCAAAATGCCCTCCATCTTCTTCTGAATTCTTCAAATCATCATCTGAATCATCATATTCCAAGTTGCGCAAGATTTCAGGAAGAGTGAAGCCACCATCCTCTGTAAGCTTCATTCCCATCTCTATATCTATTTTCTCATTTGAGCTCATAATACCTTCACCGAAGTTTGGAGTCACCACACCCACAGCGTCTTCTTCCTCTACCTCGACAAATGCACGGAAATTGTTCATTGAAGGTGGGatcttagagaagaaaacttCCCTAAGGTTTCCCATGACCCCCTTGTTATAGGGGTTCTCCTTTTTATCGTAGCGGTAGCGGAAGTTCTCATAGGTGGTCTGCACAAGCAGAAGAATCAAACTTTTGCAAGATTAATTCCTGGTAAATGCACAATCGGACATTGCTTTGAGAGGGACAGAAAGATCACCTGATTTGTGCTAATCAGATAGGAGTGGAAAACTGTTAAACCACCAACAAACCAGACCGCTACAAAGCAGTAGATAATGAGAAAATCTGACAAGTAATCATTTGACATAGCCTTCCAGATAGaattttttgctcttttcaGTTGTAGAAGGTCAATCCAAGAAAATGCGAACACATATATGCACAACACGGTTGAAGTTGATATAAACATGAAGAAGAATCGGTAATTACGCTGCACCAAGAAGGAAGGTAAGAAAGTTTAGTTAAGAAGTGAAAAGATCAAATGAGGGTGAAGGAAAAGCATTTTTAAGGTGCAgttaaatttcatataaaaaccAAACAACATATCTTTCCATCCATGACCAACAAAAAGCATGCAAAACGAGTATGACTTCACAAGAGGAACTCCTACTAATTAAGCTCTGTATCAGTTCCCCTAATCAAGGAAATGCAGTCAATTTTCTCTAGTAGAAATTATTTACAAATGGATAATGTTGCTCTTTGCAAGTAAATGTGCAGACTTTTTGTTTATAAGTTCTTGTAGAATCTATAAACAGATTTTCCTTATGTAATTATCAAGATAAGTGTTCGATTCCGATGTCATTGTTTTTCTTATTGCAGATTCAGAGTCCTAGATCCTAGTGACATCAATCTTGAACTGGTAACACCTAACTAGGAGAGCATCATTCATGGACAAACAATGCACTTGCAGACCGACCTAGGCTTGAAAATTTCATTACAGGGTGAAAACACAGTGAATCTAATAAGATTCATTGGGAGATGCAAATTGCCATGGGAATAAATATAAGATATCATTGATTTGAATTTCACTATCTGGAAATAGAGTGATGTGTTcacgcacaaaaaaaaatcttcaacttACCTCACCATACTCCCGGCAGGTACAACTTAATTAAGATTGGacagaaacaagaaggaaaaaatgacaAACCCATCTATATTTACAAAAACAGATTATATTGACATGGTTTATCAGGCtaaatatgagatttttttctttttttcttttttttagaagaTGCTCAACTTAAAATTACTTACTATTCCAATGCACTGGCCAACCCATGGACAATGATGGTCAAATCTCTGGACACAATTGTTGCAGATTGAGCAATGAGAAGCACGAGGAGGACGAAATAGCAAGCAAGGATCACAGTACTTCACTTTTACTGGAACACCATTCACAATCACATCCTTTGTTCGGGGTAGTTTCATATGAGGTGTTCTCCCATTAACCCACTCCATTGATGGGGTAGTAGCATCAAAGGTATCATCTGATTCAGGAGGCTTAGAATTTCTAGGGACTATCCCAGGATCTCTAGCAGAagtgacaaaaagaaaaattaaatcctGCATGAAAATGTGTAGTATGAGTCAGCGAACAACCATACACAACAGGACATACCCGACTGAGAATCCAAGTCATCAGTATTCACATTGTAAATGTGAAGAATTTATCCAGTCGAATATCACTAGAAAACACTTCCTTGAACCGCAGTACATAAAGTTCCAGAAATGCAAAGTCAACACACATTCAGTTCATCATTTAGATTCTGGAGTGAGAAATTGTCTCCACGAAATGCCAATATGGGATGTGTTCtctcttaaatttttctttcagaGTTTCTGTTGCATAGTCAAAACccaaagaaataagagaaaaggCATATACTGTAATGCATCAAAAGTTACATGTTACTCTGTGAAGATCAGGTTCCTCAAATTCTTATCTTGTAGATATTAGAAGGCATTGCTCGAG
The sequence above is drawn from the Eucalyptus grandis isolate ANBG69807.140 chromosome 11, ASM1654582v1, whole genome shotgun sequence genome and encodes:
- the LOC104425412 gene encoding probable protein S-acyltransferase 4 produces the protein MAEDAKPRRLYQVWKGSNRFFCGGRLIFGPDVASVLLSILLIAGPAIAFCIRAHSKMEDHSYALPALIGGFILAVMDLIFLFVTSARDPGIVPRNSKPPESDDTFDATTPSMEWVNGRTPHMKLPRTKDVIVNGVPVKVKYCDPCLLFRPPRASHCSICNNCVQRFDHHCPWVGQCIGIRNYRFFFMFISTSTVLCIYVFAFSWIDLLQLKRAKNSIWKAMSNDYLSDFLIIYCFVAVWFVGGLTVFHSYLISTNQTTYENFRYRYDKKENPYNKGVMGNLREVFFSKIPPSMNNFRAFVEVEEEDAVGVVTPNFGEGIMSSNEKIDIEMGMKLTEDGGFTLPEILRNLEYDDSDDDLKNSEEDGGHFDSIFPVEQDMKEPTGTTILGDQVTCSGQKAREPVYSSSALEDDNIATEKKDDMSGSNQTAAP